aattaatgtaattaaattttgtaaaaaatgtaGTTTATAGGGCACGACGCCAATCCACAAGCTTAGAGGGATATAGTTAATTTGGAATCTACTTGGAAAGCAACAATATGAACAAATTTCAAACGACatcaattataatataataaaatatgatataattaatacaaaattcaCTTTTTTAAACAAGTTTGAAGCTACAAATCATACAAGGGAAGGGTGAAAAGTTTGGTCGAAAATTAAATACTCCCTCAAGTTGTTCACTTACCTTTCAAACCCACAAATAAAGAATGAACTAACAAATCATACAAGGGAAGAGTGAAAATTTTGGTCCATAAATAGGTTCACTTGCTTTCTAAACCAACAATCATAGAAAGGAAGAGTGAAAAACATTggacaaaaattaaattagtaaagctttcaattttccaaattattcaattaaaataaaaaaaatgatacggaataaaaaattaataaattaataaactaaaacatacatttaatttaaatattattatatgatacATTATcagtaaaaaaaatctataaacagGATCAAGTCATTTGAATTATATTTAAACATCTAATAAATAAATGATGAAACTCTAAAAGATATTTCATCTCATCCACTAGTGGAACCAACAAGATTATTGCTTTGTTTCAACTTGAATACATAATAAAGTATATGCACTCAACACGAAAGATTGAAAAAGTAGGAGTTAGTAGCATTTCCCACTAGCCGTCGCTAAAGGGTTTGAATGATGAGATTAGGATTCCATACTTTGtgtaacaattttttaaaaactcgtgGTTTACGTTCTTAATGGACTTACAGAATACAAATGATTAGTTATTGGGTTCGTTCTGGTAGATTTATACCTTAAGACATAAAACAATGATTGATTTTGAATCCCATGTGATGGCTTGATGGTCAAGAGTATTTACTGCCCCATGTGTAACTTGAGTCTAAATCGCACTAATCATGTTTGTTGTTAAGACTTTGTCCTGtcattgtaattaaaaaaaaacaatgatttattttcaaatatataaaagctACTTTCTCATATGATATTAATTAGTTCACAAATGAGATCGGACACTTCACTAATTTCGACTTTAATATACTGCACTTAAAACTATCCATATATTATATTTTGCACTCATCTACTTTTTCAAGTTTTTATTAAGCTTGTTATGTACTTATGATCATCAACCCTAAAATTAGATAAGGTTCGAGTCACATATCTGTGACCAGACTAGGGCCCACCAGATGGATACATGCAAGCCTCACAGTATGAAGTCAGCAAGGGGAGTTTGCGGTCTCAGCTCACATATGCCCAAGAAGTGTCCAGCAGGCAGCTTAGAACAGTACACGTGTCCAGCGTATATAGAGTCTACTAAGAACGTCAATTCCATGACCAGTagctatgtatataaatattcgaCTGTCCCCTTTAATGAAACGTAACGGAAAATTACTCAACAAATCTATTAATATattgtattgtttttttttaaattgttttcctGATTTAAATTTCATTGGAGTAGTTTGATAAGAGATGTTGAATTACTCAACAAATCTATTGGCTTAACGCAAAAGGTTGGGAATGGAATCTATACAAAagtcttttaatattattagaaaattatttgatTAGTTTTTAGTAGAGTGTTTAGATTttataagtaaaatttaaaaggtattatatgtattattaggtataataagataaaataaaaatttaataaatataaaaaaaattatgttgtaGTGTTTGAGTATTACTTTTGGAATTAAAATGGGGATATATCAAATTCCAACATTCTTTTAATTCAACAAAAACCTTTATTAATATCTATTATAATTAACTAAGATTTACTTGAGGTAATGATTAAAGCTTTCATTTGGCACTAAGGTAATCCTGATTCAAATCCTCATCTCCTATCACTCTCTCACTATATTGTTATAAGGCCACTCTAAAGTATAATTTGATTTAAACATTAGATTAagtttcaataaataaaaacGTTGAACAAAATcgataataataatttaacccCAGGAAAGTTCCTTTGTATGGATAGCTTTCTTATTCAAGGGAATGTAGGAAAAATTATCACTTGCTTCCATTCTATGAATTTAATGTTTATAAGATATTTGTTAATCTTTAATCTTATTTCTCACTACACGagaatagacttttagcggcctttttttggcctttagcggcgctttcacaAGCGTcgcaaaaaacgccactaaaaaccatGACTTTTAGCGATGTTCTTTTTTctaaacgccactaaagaccatgacctttagcggcgcttttcccacaaacgccgctaaagaccatgatcttTAGCGTCGctttttctaaaaacgccgctatatatccgacctttagcggcgcttttttcacaaacgccgctaaagaatataaaattaaataatatttattttctatgataaatattatactatgttttattttttaaatttgaactttaaactatatacttttaagaataaataaaaaatattaattaaattaaattttctattaaaattttaactttaaaactaaattaatgaatttaaatattatgtttaaataaatgggCAATCTACCTCACAGCTCATTTGATCTATATTAACTCAGCCAATGATAAAAGAAACTACAAAACTTGTAATAATTAATAATCATGGTTAAAGAAGCTGGTACACAAGGTAACTACAAAACCCTATTTTCATAACACAAAATTCAAGTTCCAACTAAGATGAATGACCATGGAATGCAACATTAAATAACGTTCCACTTGAAGAAGTGCTAAGCCTTGGCTTTTccagcttgaagagattgaatccTCTGCCGCACCTTCAATATCTAAAGGATGCAAAACCAAATGATAAGATTCATAGTCACTTTGGTAGATAAATCTAGTTACAATCTATTATCCACACCGAGGTGCCTGGATTCTAGACTCTAGAGTTGGATATTAAGAGGACACAAACATTTTCTGGTGGTTTTACAATATAATTCAACACAATTTGATTTCATATCTAGAGGACATTAATAGAAACTCATACTGATGGTTGTTATTCCAGTTTAAGAGTTTATCAATTAAGGTTGCACCCAAAATACCAATTACTGTCTGCAAAATAGAACATTTCTTTAGTTACCGAGACATCATCCCATCAATGGAGAATTTTGCTATCCAAAATGACAGTGAAGCAAACCTGAGTAGCAGCTAGTGTGATGAGCCCAACCATGCTAGATACACCTTTCAATTGTCATAAAATAGAATTTAATGTAGTTGAACTATTCATAAATTTTCTTGAAGTTCTATGGAGATTGTTAAGACCAGTAATATTACCAGCTGAGACAAAAATAGCACCAGAATAATATGTAAGTGCATTGATTCCTCCCAAATTCATTAGGACCAACACTCCAGTAAGTGCATTGATTCCTCCCAAATTCATCAGGACCAACACTCCAGCAACAGTCTATAAGGAAAACAAGAGATATATCAATGGATTATATAGCAAATATGGAGCAATTGATCAATTTCAACGAAGTTACGTGTCTTACAAGTAATGGCCGAACATACTTCTTTTGGAATATGTCTAAAATTCCTTCACTCATAATCCTGTAAAAAGATAAGCTCAGACAAGCAGAAATTGAACCATTATAAAAGTTTATACttttttcttaagaaaaaaacaaaggttACTTTTATTTCAGTTGCTTCATGAGAAATATCAGCTTTATCTCCCCTGAGGCACAACAAAGTGGCTTCAAGCTCTTTCTCACTACCAAATTTTGCCCGCACAGAAATATTCTCAGTGGCTATATATCACAAAAGGAGATTTCAACCGAAAGAGAAAACTTATGATGATCTACTATGATATATTTGTAGAAACTCAAAGCCATTTGGTAGCTGTAGGACAAAACTAGAGATTTCCATATCAAAACGGACAATATCTTGCAGGTTAGTAATAAGATTTTCTGTTTTCATTTTACTTGAGCCTTTAAGATAGGCACCGAACCGTAGCTGTAAAATTTAAGAGAAACTCGAATTGTACTCACCAGCCATTGAGGAGATTCTGGTATGAAGAAGAGAAGTAGGAGTTGAAGCAGAGCGGGAATCGTGGCTGTTTGTAAAATCATTCAATAACTGTTACAAAACTATCTGATTGCCTAACCAATTTCCAATGCAATTCAGGAAGTTCTAGTTACCTAACAGAGCCAATGTGCGCCAATGGACAAAGGAACCAACAACAAACATGAACGACACACCCCAACAAGTTAAAACACTTTTCCTTCCTCATCCGTTTGTGGATTAACATGATTGAACTCTCGAAGCACCTATAAATAAAGCAACACATGGAATTGAGCTACATATGAACTTCAATGTACCACAGtagaaaattcaaataaaatctttttttataaaattctgaaaaaagaTATAGCTTTTCCTAACAAATGGAATGTGTGACTTGAAGTTAAAATTGAGTAaccttgttttcaaatttttgaaaatcaaagCAATTGAAATGATATGGCAGTGCTAGTAAATTGACATAACATTAtagataatttatttatcataaaagatttttgaaattatataaattagtttaaggaatttaatgtcagaactaaatttcatttttttaaagaaaaaaacgaTTAAAAATAGCCAAATTAGAGTATAAATACTAAATTAGTAACATACACATAGTGCAATGACAAACAGCAGAATTTGACATATATATAATactttaaaaaagttataaacacaatttttaaaaaatcatttatatgTAACTAAACAAAAATTATGTTCAAAGATTTGTTGTGTCACTAAACAAAGAAACatgatttacaaaaataaataaaagacaagAGAAAATGAAGGTTCTAATGAACAAACTATTTTATAAGCAATCAGAAAGAATAGTACAGGAAATGATGTTTCTTAGTATCCTACTTGAAGAAAGCATCGGAAAATATAAAGAGGATGAGAATGAGTACAAGGAAGCATCTTTAAGTTGAACCATTCTTGAGCTTGAACTGCTTGTTCCCTTGTAATTTCCTTTTGCTGGCGAGAACGTTTGAGAAAGCCAATGCATAAGATTCCTTGACAAATTATTATCAGTACATTAAGGAGTAAACATaaactcaactcaaaatcataGTTCTAAAGCCTTTGCTCAATTCCACCCCAAACTATATTTTATCAAGACATGAAAGTGAATATTAAACCTCAAACATCTCACTCTTTAATTGCGTACAAAAGATTGGCAAAAATGCTTTAAATAAAAATGGTATTTCCCTTCCTTTCATGGTCCAGGATGGCAATTTTTGTTGGTGTACTAAGATATATCTTATCCACTTTTTCATAACAAGAACGGTAAACATAAAACAATGTATACAAATTAGAATTGAAAAGACAGAAAACATAAGCctgctttaaaaattttagactaacttctgattcaaatgcaaaACTGTAGTTAGtcttaattaaaaagaaaaaaaacgtaTCCAAATCTGAATTCAAGTAGATGCATTTcacttgagaaaaaaaaattaattttttaaaatgtgaatAGTGTTCTATAGTGTAAAACAGGTGCTAAATGAAAACATTTCAACAAATCCACAAAAAAGGTTACAGAAAATAactcaattttgaaaagtattATCAATTATCCTACAAACAATTAAATAGGAATAGAAGGCAGgattgatttaaatgaaaaaggaATAACAATATAATTCCTAGGCAATCTCCTTACTGGCGCATCCACAATAGTAAATCTAGTGATCTCAGTCTCAAAGTGTGCTCTTCCAACCTCAACAGTTTTACCTTGCAatcaataattcaaatttaattaatgcTCAGATAAACAGTAGTTTAGATAATCAAGAATAAATGTTGAcagtataataaaaattatatccaGAAATATTAACTACAGCTACTACACATATTCTCAAAGTTGGTAAAATCATTTTCCCATTATATGGTACCTTAACTCTCTCTTCTTCATTAGTGTCTATAATATAAGCCATATACCTAAGACAATGTGTAatagcctaaattcaaggttattggAACattggtttcgtaaccacaaatccgatttaaagaaaaatttatttcaatattttttcatgaaaattgatatgataggaaaatcgtatgaaaatattgatagaaaaattttaccgatttagtggttagttagaaaaataaattattgaagaaattgggtaaaaacaagatatcgggacctctatcttaTAAAACcgagttgaaaataattttataaatatttatgaaatgttattagtgtggtattaaaattttgttaggaaattttaatgtttgggtagtcaattaaatgaaaaggactaaattgtaataggtgtaaaagttgctagaatgattaaatagcttaaaagtctaatgagaaatgatttaaaaggaaattagacccaaaagttatttgggctggacggcaagggcatgaaatcagcagaaaaattgataaattaggggtaaaattggaatattgcaaaattaactaaataaaactaggactaaataggaaatatctagatttctcttcatttctcttcaattccagcagctaaaaacgccataggagggttatctaagctggtatttcataattttttcaccaagtgagttaatccttgcctttttcttgtaatttttgtgtttctaagacttttacaactaggtcctactattaaattcattagtttttgatttcatggatgaaattgaaagtcaccatggtttagttatgtaattttatgatgaaatagaatgaaattaaagctttaatttgtttatgagatgattttattaggtaatttcaatagaaattgatttttaggacctaattgtgaaaatgcttggaattaaagtctattgctgaaattatgattcctaaaggttgtaaactagtttaaggtgatagaataaaatgttaattgagaaaaatcagctcaattgagaggctattgagtagggactaaattatcatttattaaaagcttaggggaaaaatggtaataaacagcttgcacaaaaacagtttggacagcagcagtagactaactttgaaaaatcaccataaattgtataaatcgaattagaagatgaaaaaaatatggaattaaatcttattgagtctagtttctcatagaataaataGTGTAagaaatggatttgtaaattttgagatataatgaattttgtgagacaaggtcagaataaattcgggttcccctgttctaactttgaaaaatcataaaaaattgaataaaaacaattaggggcttaaatttatatgtatagaatatttaatgagtctatttttaagagaaacaaacaagaacatcatttgaattctttatgaagagataattaatttttaatgaagaagggtcagaactgtcgacagcataacaggggtgactttaaagaataaactgtacttatttcctaaacaaaaaattctgaaaattttatggtaaaaatatatatgagtatagtttcagggaaaattaacggatctaaatttggagttctgtagctgaagttataaataatttagtgactatgactcaagtagacagctttgaatgaactataaataatagttgaatcatagagaatgttgcatatgaacatgaaatgtattaaattgataattaaatttatttatttagatccggaagattcaaatacgaaactagatcgaggaaaggaaaaagttcgagattagtaga
This window of the Gossypium hirsutum isolate 1008001.06 chromosome A09, Gossypium_hirsutum_v2.1, whole genome shotgun sequence genome carries:
- the LOC107960508 gene encoding sugar transporter ERD6-like 5 isoform X2; amino-acid sequence: MSEGILDIFQKKYVRPLLTVAGVLVLMNLGGINALTGVLVLMNLGGINALTYYSGAIFVSAGVSSMVGLITLAATQTVIGILGATLIDKLLNWNNNHQYEFLLMSSRYEIKLC
- the LOC107960508 gene encoding uncharacterized protein isoform X1 — protein: MHWLSQTFSPAKGNYKGTSSSSSRMVQLKDASLCFESSIMLIHKRMRKEKCFNLLGCVVHVCCWFLCPLAHIGSVSHDSRSASTPTSLLHTRISSMAATENISVRAKFGSEKELEATLLCLRGDKADISHEATEIKDYE